In Novipirellula galeiformis, one DNA window encodes the following:
- a CDS encoding glycosyltransferase family 61 protein, with amino-acid sequence MGMLEITLPLHTSVRKPPKNLRSRDHDIFASSHHQEISPASIERLRGVEAFGRGPLRHEGRYLQESFVTPAHAEAWRRERGHLRAAAERWIQSRSVIEAPTIWITDNGSCGYYHWISGALSRLEMASRSHDLGELTLLLPYQYRQHAYIQPSLKPYGLGEIRFLKRFERVYCQNLILPSHVAVPGNYNQPIIQQMHQRFRSYLAETPCRHCDRVANEFGQRVYISRSGATRRRIANEAAILPVLRKHGFSIFTAEQHDWRVQIQVAAAAKYLVSNHGAGLTHMLMMATGGRVLEIRDAMNETSNCYFALASASQLDYYYALAQPANSPQSSPLGETEMEPETLDAALTEMLSSSCELSRRVRRAQDVDVAR; translated from the coding sequence ATGGGCATGCTCGAAATCACCCTGCCGCTGCACACCAGCGTTCGCAAACCTCCCAAGAATCTACGCAGTCGCGACCACGACATCTTTGCTTCGAGCCATCATCAAGAGATCTCCCCTGCCTCGATTGAGCGATTGCGTGGGGTCGAGGCGTTTGGCCGCGGCCCACTGCGTCATGAAGGACGCTACCTGCAAGAGAGTTTTGTGACACCAGCGCATGCCGAAGCATGGCGGCGTGAACGGGGTCATTTGCGTGCCGCAGCGGAGCGTTGGATCCAGTCTCGCTCGGTCATCGAAGCGCCTACCATTTGGATCACCGACAATGGCAGCTGCGGCTATTACCACTGGATCAGTGGTGCGTTGTCTCGTTTGGAGATGGCGTCGCGGTCGCACGATCTGGGCGAACTGACACTGCTGTTGCCGTACCAATATCGCCAGCATGCGTACATACAACCGAGTTTGAAACCGTACGGGCTTGGCGAAATTCGCTTTTTAAAGCGTTTCGAACGCGTTTATTGCCAGAACTTGATTTTGCCATCGCACGTGGCGGTCCCAGGAAACTACAACCAACCGATCATCCAACAGATGCATCAACGGTTTAGGAGCTATTTGGCGGAAACCCCCTGTCGCCATTGCGACCGCGTTGCAAATGAATTTGGTCAGCGCGTCTATATCAGCCGCAGCGGGGCAACGCGGCGGCGGATCGCCAACGAAGCCGCCATCCTACCGGTGCTACGCAAGCATGGATTCAGCATCTTTACCGCCGAACAGCACGATTGGCGCGTCCAAATTCAAGTCGCGGCGGCCGCCAAATACCTGGTTTCCAACCACGGAGCCGGCCTGACCCACATGCTGATGATGGCGACCGGTGGACGCGTCTTGGAGATCCGTGATGCCATGAATGAAACCTCCAATTGCTACTTTGCCCTCGCCTCGGCATCCCAATTGGATTACTACTATGCGCTCGCTCAACCCGCCAACTCTCCGCAATCGAGCCCTTTGGGGGAGACGGAGATGGAGCCTGAAACGCTCGACGCCGCGTTGACCGAGATGCTCTCGTCTTCGTGCGAATTGTCACGACGCGTCCGGCGTGCACAAGACGTCGATGTCGCCCGCTGA
- a CDS encoding class I SAM-dependent methyltransferase, with product MLERIVIPSSVDQLLLPAEIRLWISDARNRIEAFQDRWDQPQIEQFVAADYELVYQSLAWTLESQLLIGRRFLEWGCGFAVVSALASTLDLDVIGIEAEGELLDQGQRLVAEWNTNVELVCGNFLPPDSDELADDPTLPSLGHPVRCAYETLGLELDDFAIVYSYPWPGEDDFHERVFDRYACRGALMLQFCGPNDVRLWRKRA from the coding sequence TTGTTAGAACGAATTGTCATCCCCTCGTCGGTAGACCAGCTTTTGCTACCCGCGGAGATACGCTTATGGATTTCCGATGCTCGCAACCGGATCGAAGCCTTCCAAGATCGCTGGGACCAGCCGCAAATCGAACAATTTGTCGCCGCCGATTACGAGTTGGTTTATCAATCGCTCGCTTGGACGTTGGAGTCTCAATTGCTGATCGGCAGACGATTTCTCGAGTGGGGTTGTGGATTTGCCGTCGTCAGCGCGCTCGCCTCGACACTTGACTTGGACGTGATCGGCATCGAAGCGGAAGGGGAACTGCTCGATCAAGGCCAGCGGTTGGTTGCCGAGTGGAATACGAATGTCGAACTGGTTTGCGGCAACTTTTTGCCCCCCGATAGTGATGAACTTGCCGACGATCCGACGCTACCGAGTTTGGGGCATCCGGTTCGGTGTGCGTACGAAACGCTGGGTTTAGAGTTGGATGACTTTGCGATCGTCTATTCGTATCCCTGGCCGGGGGAGGATGATTTTCATGAGCGTGTGTTCGATCGCTATGCTTGTCGCGGTGCGCTGATGCTCCAGTTTTGTGGGCCAAATGACGTGCGTTTATGGCGAAAACGTGCTTGA